The Setaria viridis chromosome 6, Setaria_viridis_v4.0, whole genome shotgun sequence genome contains a region encoding:
- the LOC117860600 gene encoding calcium-dependent protein kinase 21, giving the protein MGGCYSAYACSRKLRSRISFVLPVTERDRDDRSSSDGASTASPSPSPSPRKDADAAPAVVRTTAAEFARRYALGRELGRGEFGVTRRCRDAATGEALACKTIRRPRRPRGGGGRLGGPAAAPAAGNPGASPGQDRAAAAAAAHAADVQREVAIMRRMSARGGAAVVRLREACCEDGGGAVHLVMDLCEGGELFDRIVARGHYSERAAAHIFRTIVGVVQLCHSNGVIHRDLKPENFLFANKSEDSPLKVIDFGLSVFFNPGDRFTEVVGSAYYMAPEVLKRNYGPEVDVWSAGVILYIILCGVPPFWGDNDEKIAQAILRGGIDFNREPWPRVSAAAKDLVRRMLDADPSTRPTARQVLEHPWLKNADAAPNVSLGDAVRARLQQFSAMNKFKKKALGVVARSLPVEELDKYVQMFRLMDKDHNGNLSLEELMEGLHINGQPVPEPEIRMLLEAADTDGNGTLDCDEFVTVSLHLKKKASDEYLASAFRYFDKDGSGFIELEELREELGPNEQVILDIIRDVDTDQDGRISYQEFELMMKAGTDWRNGSRQYSRANFSSLSRKLFEDMP; this is encoded by the exons atGGGGGGCTGCTACTCCGCCTACGCCTGCTCGCGCAAGCTCCGCAGCCGCATCTCCTTCGTGCTCCCCGTCACCGAGCGCGACCGCGACGACCGCTCCAGCAGCGACGGCGCCAGCaccgcctccccgtccccgtccccgtccccgcgcaaggacgccgacgccgcgcccGCCGTGGTGCGGACCACCGCCGCCGAGTTCGCGCGCCGGTACGCGCTGGGCCGGGAGCTGGGCCGCGGCGAGTTCGGGGTGACGCGCCGCTGCCGCGACGCCGCCACGGGGGAGGCGCTCGCGTGCAAGACCATCCGgaggccccgccgcccccgcggcggcggcggccgcctcggTGGCCCGGCCGCAGCCCCCGCCGCGGGGAATCCCGGCGCGTCGCCGGGGCAGGacagggcggcggccgcggcggcggcgcacgcggcgGACGTGCAGCGGGAGGTGGCCATCATGCGCCGAATGtcggcccgcggcggcgccgccgtggtgcGGCTCCGCGAGGCCTGctgcgaggacggcggcggcgccgtgcacCTCGTCATGGACCTCTGCGAGGGCGGCGAGCTCTTCGACCGCATCGTCGCCCGCGGCCACTATTCGGAGCGCGCCGCGGCACACATCTTCCGCACCATCGTCGGCGTCGTCCAGCTCTGCCACTCCAACGGCGTGATCCACCGGGACCTCAAGCCCGAGAACTTCCTCTTCGCCAACAAGTCCGAGGACTCCCCGCTCAAGGTCATCGACTTCGGCCTCTCCGTCTTCTTCAACCCCG GCGATCGGTTCACGGAGGTGGTGGGGAGCGCCTACTACATGGCCCCCGAGGTGCTGAAGCGCAACTACGGGCCGGAGGTGGACGTGTGGAGCGCCGGCGTCATCCTCTACATCATCCTCTGCGGCGTGCCGCCCTTCTGGGGCGACAACGACGAGAAGATCGCGCAGGCGATACTCCGCGGCGGCATCGACTTCAACCGCGAGCCGTGGCCTcgcgtctccgccgccgccaaggacCTCGTCCGCCGCATGCTCGACGCCGACCCCTCCACCCGCCCCACGGCGCGGCAGGTCCTGGAGCACCCGTGGCTCAAGAACGCCGACGCGGCGCCCAACGTGTCCCTCGGCGACGCCGTGCGCGCCCGGCTGCAGCAGTTCTCCGCCATGAACAAGTTCAAGAAGAAGGCGCTGGGCGTGGTGGCACGGAGCCTCCCCGTGGAGGAGCTGGACAAGTACGTGCAGATGTTCCGGCTCATGGACAAGGACCACAACGGGAACCTGTCGCTGGAGGAGCTCATGGAGGGGCTCCACATCAACGGCCAGCCGGTGCCGGAGCCGGAGATCCGGATGCTCCTCGAGGCGGCGGACACGGATGGCAACGGCACGCTGGACTGCGACGAGTTCGTCACCGTCTCGCTGCACCTCAAGAAGAAGGCCAGCGACGAGTACCTGGCGTCGGCGTTCAGGTACTTCGACAAGGACGGCAGCGGCTTCATCGAGCTGGAAGAGCTCAGGGAGGAGCTGGGGCCCAACGAGCAGGTCATCCTCGACATCATCCGGGACGTCGACACCGACCAGGACGGCCGCATCAGCTACCAGGAGTTCGAGCTCATGATGAAAGCCGGGACGGACTGGAGGAACGGGTCGAGACAGTACTCAAGGGCAAACTTCAGCAGCCTCAGCCGGAAGCTCTTCGAGGACATGCCGTGA
- the LOC117860602 gene encoding probable RNA methyltransferase At5g51130 codes for MATATAAEDAPPAGKGAKGEPNRKRSNEQGEGGSRGGGEQKRKKKEVFIYGNYRNYYGYRIDRNVGEDPRLEAFNKQWFENKDCLDIGCNQGLVTIGLAMKFKCRRILGVDIDSGLIETAKWNLRRITRQDKVATKNAKAQESSNSPSQSSPGEVASELSNGNEHHDLFKIVSFRRENFVESLDGCSERYDTILCLSVTKWIHLNWGDEGLVTLFVKIWRLLKPGGVFIMEPQPWTSYKRNRLVSEVAKENFNTICLYPEKFREILLDKVGFRSVELIMDKLVGAVTGFDRPIEVYHK; via the exons ATGGccaccgcgacggcggcggaggacgcgcCACCCGCGGGGAAGGGGGCGAAGGGAGAGCCCAACAGGAAGCGGAGCAACgagcagggagagggaggatcccgcggcggcggcgagcagaagcggaagaagaaggaggtctTCATCTACGGCAACTACAGGAACTATTACGGCTACCGG ATTGATCGCAATGTTGGTGAAGACCCTCGCCTTGAGGCATTCAACAAGCAGTGGTTTGAAAACAAGGATTGTCTCGATATTGGATGCAACCAGGGATTGGTAACGATTGGCTTAG CCATGAAATTCAAATGTCGAAGAATTCTTGGAGTTGATATTGATTCAG GTTTGATCGAGACTGCCAAATGGAATCTACGAAGGATAACGCGGCAGGATAAGGTGGCTACAAAAAATGCTAAAGCTCAAGAATCATCAAATTCTCCATCTCAGAGCTCCCCAGGAGAAGTGGCATCTGAATTGTCAAATGGGAATGAACACCATGACCTTTTTAAAATTGTCTCTTTTCGACGTGAAAATTTTGTAGAAAGTTTGGATGGATGTTCAGAACGATATGACACTATACTTTG TTTAAGTGTGACAAAGTGGATCCACCTGAACTGGGGTGATGAAGGCCTAGTTACTTTATTCGTGAAGATCTGGAGGCTTCTAAAACCG GGTGGAGTTTTTATCATGGAGCCTCAACCTTGGACTTCATACAAGAGAAACAGATTGGTTTCGGAG gttGCCAAAGAGAACTTCAACACCATCTGCTTATACCCAGAGAAATTTCGGGAGATACTTCTGGACAAG GTTGGATTTAGGTCGGTAGAGTTGATTATGGACAAATTGGTGGGTGCTGTCACTGGTTTCGACCGTCCAATAGAAGTTTACCACAAATGA
- the LOC140223262 gene encoding uncharacterized protein, which produces MEDRQWMYTGRSSQNSLTDEWINKTDAFLERAFARIKGGRDTWCPCSKCGNMRRQTKLGMGKHLVRHGFTSDYTIWIYHGEVDRGRDEVIRQRIEQYDDDAGVGDILDDYHEARREEEPEATAKAYYDMLSAAQQPLHGHTKVSQLDAIARLMAVKSQFSLSRDAFDIMLTVFGSLLPEGHILPKSMYEAQKLLRALKMPYEQIHACPKGCILFRKEYAEAKYCVKCESSRFLEVDSGDGQKKQLAIPVKILRYLPFIPRIQQLYMCEDSTKQMTWHKNGRRYNADKLVHPSDGEAWTKFDAIYDEKAREARNVRVALATDGFNPYGMAAAPYTCWPMFVIPLNLPPGVIFQRQNIFLSLIISEHPGNNMSVYMEPLIDDLVRAWEEGVWTYDRATRTNFKMHIWYHYSLHDLPAYGIFCGWCVHGKFPCPVCKASVKFIWLTKGGKYSSFDKHRQFLPPDHPFRTDIRNFTKDVVVNEPPPQMLTLALVRAQIDTLEVNNHEGGFVGYGEQHAWTQKSCLWNLPYFDDLLLPHNIDVMHTEKNIAEVIFGTIMDIPEKTKDNVKARVDQARLCNRPKLDMMPPRVGKSWRKPKADFVLTRAQKREVLEWFQTLMFPDGYAANLKRGVNLATMRINGLKSHDYHVWLERLLPVMVRGYVPDHVWQVLAELSNFFRQLCAKELSRTVVAEMERMAPVLLCKLEKIFPPGFFNPMQHMILHLPYEARMGGPVQGRWCYSIERCQKVLRTKCKNKCKIEASIAEAYILEEVSNFTTKYYADNLPSVHNPPARYNDSEVESSLSLFRGQLGSASGATQKKLKHKEWRTIMLYVLTNLAEVEPYIL; this is translated from the coding sequence atggaggatcgtcagtggatgtacacgggccgatctagtcagaattcgttgaccgatgaatggataaacaagaccgatgctttcttggaacgggcatttgcaaggatcaaaggaggaagagatacttggtgtccgtgtagcaaatgtggaaacatgcgtcggcaaaccaagttaggaatgggtaaacatcttgttaggcacggatttacgtcagactataccatatggatctaccatggtgaggtcgatcgtgggagggacgaggtcatcagacaacgtatcgagcaatatgatgatgacgctgGGGTGGGAGACATattagatgactatcatgaagctcgtagggaggaggagcccgaggctaccgcaaaggcgtattacgacatgttgtctgcggcacaacaaccccttcacgggcataccaaggtctctcaactggatgccattgcacgtctaatggccgtgaagtcccagtttagcttgagtcgagacgccttcgatattatgttgacagtttttgggagcctgctcccggagggtcacatcttgccaaagtctatgtatgaggcacaaaaacttcttcgtgcacttaagatgccatacgagcagatacatgcttgcccgaagggatgcatcttatttaggaaagaatatGCGGAAGccaagtactgtgtgaagtgcgaatcatctaggttcctggaggtagactctggtgacggtcagaagaagcagcttgcaatccctgtgaagatcctacggtaccttcccttcataccgaggatccaacaaCTGTACATGTGTGAAGATTCCACGAAACAAATGACATGGCATAAAaacggacgtcgatacaatgctgacaagctggtacatccatccgatggtgaagcctggacaaagtttgatgcCATTTATGATGAGAAAGCTcgagaggctcgtaatgtacgtgttgcgctcgcaacagatgggttcaatccatatggaatggcggctgccCCGTACACATGTTGGCCTATGtttgttatccccctgaatctcccccctggtgtcATCTTTCAACGACAAAACATATTTTTATCGTTGATAATTTCAGAACAcccagggaataatatgagtgtgtacatggagcctctgatagatgatttggtccgtgcatgggaggaaggggtatggacatacgaccggGCTACacggacaaacttcaagatgcatatttggtaccactactccctgcatgacttgccggcatatggtattttctgtggctggtgtgttcacgggaagttcccctgcccagtatgcaaggcttcagtgaagttcatttggttgacgaagggtggcaagtattcttcattcgacaaacatcgacaattccttcctcctgaccatcctttcagaACAGATATTAGAAACtttacgaaagatgtcgtagttaatgAGCCCCCACCGCAGATGTTGACCTTAGCCTTGGTTCGTGCTCAGATAGACACTCTTGAGGTCAATAATCATGAAGGTGGgtttgtgggatatggcgagcaacatgcttggactcagaaGTCTTGCTTGTGGAATCTTCCCTATTTTGAcgatcttcttctcccacataacattgatgttatgcacactgaaaagaacatCGCCGAGgtaatttttggtacaatcatggacattcctgagaagacaaaggataacgttaaggctagagtggatcaagcaaggttatgcaacagaccaaagctagacatgaTGCCTCCTAGAGTcggcaagtcgtggagaaagcctaaggccgattttgtcctgacgagggcccaaaagagggaggtattagaatggttccaaacgttaatgttccctgatgggtatgcagcgaatttgaagaggggagtgaacctagctactatgcgaatcaacgggctcaaaagtcatgattaccacgtatggcttgagcgcctactcccggtgatggttcgaggctatgtccctgatcATGTCTGGcaagtgctagcggagttgagcaatttcttccgtcaGCTTTGTGCTAAGGAATTATCTcggaccgtggttgcagaaatggaaagaatggcgcctgtgttgctctgtaagttggagaagatctttcctcctggcttcttcaatccgatgcagcatatgattttgcacctcccgtatgaagcacgaatgggggggcctgtgcagggtcgttggtgctattcaattgagagatgtcaaaaggttcttcgaactaaatgtaaaaataaatgcaaaattgaagcatccattgcagaggcatacattctggaggaggtgtcaaacttcacaaccaaatactatgctgacaaccttcctagcgtgcacaaTCCACCCGCTCGTTATAATGACTCAGAAGTTGAATCGAGCCTTAGCCTTTTTCGAGGACAacttggaagtgcaagtggtgcgacacagaagaaattgaaacataaagagtggcgcactatcatgctgtatgtattgaccaaccttgccgaggtggagccgtacatactgTAA
- the LOC117860599 gene encoding probable E3 ubiquitin-protein ligase ARI8, with amino-acid sequence MDSDVEMNAASDEEVMDDEDYYDYCYSDVGDDEDDGGGGDSDGELVGADYDEGLEAEGSDVVVSRREQTFAVLREEDISERQEEDISKVSSVLSIAREEACVLLHHYKWNISKLSDEWFADEEKVRHTVGLLLNGNDRPRSRKASCGICFEGYSSDMMSSAGCAHFYCHECWEGYISAAISGGPGCLSLRCPDPSCGAMVLQRMINKLAKEEDKEKYARFLLRTYVEGSKKTKWCPAPDCTCAVEFLGDENYDVSCNCKFNFCWNCTEEAHRPVNCETVSKWILKNSAESENMNWILANSKPCPKCKRPIEKNQGCMHMTCTPPCKFEFCWLCLGAWSDHGERTGGFYACNRYESAKKEGVYDETEARRERAKNSLERYMHYYERWASNQTSRQKAQADLHKAEKEQLAKLTDIFGIPETQLKFIVEAWSQIIECRRVLKWTYAYGYYLDDKVKSEFFEYLQGEAESGLERLHQCAEKDLLAFLPSLKPDSNETTAPSVAEFGDFRVKLAGLTSVTRNYFENLVQALEAGLEDVHATGQAAATSSTATSSKKGGTKSKKKHAKPSSDHTDDGWPCERCTYLNPPSVDVCSICEKSRYQT; translated from the exons ATGGACTCCGACGTCGAGATGAACGCCGCCAGCGACGAGGAGGTGATGGACGACGAGGACTACTACGACTACTGCTACAGCGACGtgggcgacgacgaggacgacggcggcggcggtgatagCGACGGGGAGCTGGTGGGCGCGGACTACGACGAGGGCCTCGAGGCCGAGGGGAGCGACGTCGTGGTGTCCAGGCGCGAGCAG ACATTCGCGGTTTTAAGAGAAGAAGATATATCTGAACGTCAAGAGGAAGACATAAGCAAGGTATCTTCCGTGTTATCAATTGCAAGGGAAGAGGCATGTGTTCTCCTTCATCACTATAAATG GAACATCAGCAAGTTGAGTGATGAGTGGTTTGCAGATGAAGAAAAAGTCCGCCATACCGTTGGCTTACTTTTGAATGGAAATGACCGTCCTCGCTCGAGGAAGGCAAG TTGTGGAATATGTTTTGAAGGGTATTCTTCTGATATGATGAGCTCTGCTGGTTGTGCTCATTTCTATTGCCATGAATGTTGGGAAg GCTATATTAGCGCTGCAATAAGTGGTGGTCCAGGATGTTTGTCGTTGCGGTGTCCTGATCCATCATGTGGTGCTATGGTTCTTCAAAGGATGATTAATAAATTAGCCAAAGAGGAAGATAAAGAGAAATATGCACGATTTCTCTTACGTACATACGTTGAAGGTAGCAAGAAG ACTAAATGGTGTCCAGCTCCTGATTGTACTTGTGCAGTGGAGTTTCTTGGTGATGAGAACTACGATGTCTCATGCAATTGCAAGTTCAACTTTTGTTGGAAT TGCACCGAGGAAGCTCATCGACCAGTGAACTGTGAGACTGTTTCTAAGTGGATACTGAAGAACAGTGCAGAATCTGAGAACATGAACTG GATACTGGCTAATTCTAAGCCCTGTCCAAAATGCAAACGGCCAATAGAGAAAAACCAGGGATGTATGCATATGACTTGCACCCCTCCTTGCAAATTCGAGTTCTGCTG GTTATGTCTGGGTGCATGGTCAGATCATGGAGAGAGAACTGGTGGCTTTTATGCCTGCAATCGTTATGAATCGGCGAAGAAAGAGGGAGTT TATGATGAGACTGAGGCAAGGAGGGAAAGAGCTAAAAACTCTCTTGAGAGATATATGCATTACTATGAGCGCTGGGCATCCAATCAGACA TCAAGGCAGAAGGCCCAAGCGGATCTGCATAAAGCGGAAAAGGAACAA CTTGCAAAGTTAACTGACATTTTTGGGATACCAGAGACCCAACTGAAGTTTATAGTTGAAGCTTGGTCACAG ATTATAGAATGCAGGCGGGTCTTGAAATGGACATATGCTTATGGCTATTATCTAGATGATAAGGTCAAGAGTGAATTTTTCGAGTACCTGCAAG GTGAAGCTGAGTCTGGTTTGGAACGTCTACATCAGTGTGCTGAGAAAGACTTGCTAGCATTTTTGCCTTCTTTGAAACCTGATAGCAACGAAACTACAGCACCTTCAGTGGCGGAATTTGGTGATTTCCGCGTGAAGCTTGCTGGGCTCACAAG TGTTACTCGGAATTACTTTGAGAACCTTGTTCAAGCTTTGGAAGCTGGGTTGGAGGATGTCCACGCTACTGGCCAGGCAGCTGCTACATCCAGCACTGCAACCAGTTCCAAGAAAGGAGGAACTAAATCCAAGAAGAAGCATGCTAAACCATCATCGGACCACACTGATGATGGCTGGCCCTGTGAGCGCTGCACATATCTTAATCCTCCTTCAGTGGATGTGTGCAGTATCTGCGAAAAAAGTAGGTACCAGACTTGA